Within Spirochaeta lutea, the genomic segment ATAGACCCGGTCCATCTTGGATCGGTTCTCGTCGTCCACGAGGATGTTGCCCCACTTGTTGGTTTCTAGTTCCTTGGTGGTCTGGCGGATCAGGGGGTTACTCACGTTTCCCAGGGCCGGAATAACCGTGTCCATGGGAATCTGATACTCGCTGCCGGGGATGGCGACCGGGCGCCGCCGACCCGAGTCATCGGGTTCACCCAGCTCGTAGCGCTGCACCTCCAGGGCGCAGACCTTCCCCTGCTCGTCACCGATAATGCGGGTGGGGTTATGGAGAAAGTGAAAGATAATCCCTTCCTCTATGGCATGGTCAACCTCTTCGGCCCGGGCGGGCATTTCCTCCCGGGTGCGGCGGTACACCACATTCACTTCCTTGGCACCTAGGCGCAGAGCCATCCGGGCCGCATCCATGGCTACATTTCCCCCGCCGATGACCGCCACCTTCTCGCTGGGGTAAATGGGGGTGTCCACCCGCTGCTTATCATAGGCCTTCATTAGGTTGCTCCGGGTCAAATACTCGTTGGCACTGAAGACCCCCACCAGATTCTCCCCCTCAATGCTCATAAACTTGGGCAGGCCCGCTCCCGAACCGATGAAAATCGCATCAAAGCCGTCTTTATTCAAAAGATCATCAATGGTCCGGGTTCGTCCGATGAGGAAATTCAGGTGGATTTTAACGCCCATGGCCTCCAGGGTGGCGATTTCCTGTTCGACGATGGCCTTGGGCAATCGGAACTCGGGGATCCCGTAGATCATAACACCTCCGGGCTTATGGAAGGCCTCGAAAATTTCAACCTGGTGGCCGGCCTTGCGAAGATCCGCTGCAGCGGTTAATCCCGCAGGCCCGGATCCTACAACGCCCACCTTGAACCCCGTTTCCGGACCCACCTGGGGAGGGGTGATCTTCCCGGCTTCCCGTTCCCAATCAGCGACATAGCGCTCAATCCGTCCGATGGCCACTGACAGCATGGGGTCTTTCAGACTTTTTCCTACGGTACAGTGTTCCATGCACTGCTTTTCTTGGGGGCAGACCCGGCCGCAGATCGCGGGAAGCAGGCTGCTCTCCTTTATAATATCGATGGAAGCCTGGTACTCCCCTTCGGCTGCCTTTTGTATGAAGCTGGGGATGTCAATGGATACCGGGCAGCCGGCTACGCAGGGGGCATTTTTACACTGGAGACAGCGCAGGGCTTCCAGGCGTACCTGTTCCTCGGTGTATCCCAGGGCAACCTCACATTGATTGCCGCCCCGGACCACCGGATCTTGGGCGGGCATATCCTGCTGGGGAATGCCAAGACGCTCCTTAACCTTTAGATCCCCGGCTTCCTGGCGGGATTGGTATTCACCCCAGAGCTTCAGCGCCTCGGAGGCCAGGGTTTCTGCTGTTTTATGGTCTGCCATTATTTTGTTCCTCCCTGGGGGGTTCTTACATCCAATCCGATATTACAGGCATGGTCGGCGTGCTGCTCCTGTTCCTTGTAGGCTTTTTGGCGGAGCATCATGTTGTCGAAATCCACCAGGTGGGCGTCGAATTCCGGGCCGTCAACGCAGACGAACTTTGTCTCGTCGCCCACGGTCACCCGGCAACCCCCGCACATGCCCGTGCCGTCCACCATGATGGTATTCAGGCTCACCATGGTATGGACGCCGAAGGGCCGGGTAGTTTCGGCGCAGAACTTCATCATGATGGGCGGACCGATGGCGGTAACCTCGTCCACAATCCCCTGTTCGCAGAGTTCCTTCAGGGGCTGGGTCACCAGGGCCTTGCGTCCGTAGCTGCCGTCGTCGGTGCAGATGATGACCTCATCGCTGTGGGCCCGCATCTCTTCCTCCAGGATGAGCAGGTCCTTGTTCCGGGCGCCCATGATGGTAATGACCTTGTTGCCTGCCTGCTTGTAGGCCTGGACGATGGGGTGAAGGGGCGCAACCCCGATTCCGCCCCCGACGCAGACCACGGTACCGACTCGGCGGATATCCGTGGGGGTCCCCAAGGGCCCGAGGACGTTGGCAATGGAATCACCTTGGTTAAGATCCCCAAGCATCCGGGTGGTTTTTCCCACGGCTTGAAAGATAATCGTAATGGTGCCAGCTTGCTCGTCTGCATCGGCAATGGTCAGGGGGATGCGTTCACCGAAGTCGGTGTCAAGTTGGATGATCAGGAACTGACCGGCCTTCCTAGCCTCGGCAATATAGGGGGCCTGGAAGACCATCTTGTAGACGTCTTCGGAGAGCCGGGTTTTTTCGATAATGGTATTCAATGAAAAGCCTCCTGGGCGTGGATTTTGGTATAATTATGCTGGTACGACCTACTGTACCGCTACTTCTTGGGATGCGTCAAAGGGAAATGTCGGCTGGGGGGGAATCTGGTAGGGGATTCTCATGCCTCAACCCCTGAGGGGGCGAGAAGAAACACCCCCCGGGCGGGCCGGGGGGCTGTGTGGGAGACGGTTTGATTACACTAGGGGGAAGAGCTTGTTGATCTTGGTGATGTCTCGGGGTTTTAGGGTTACCCCCGAGGCCTTTATATTTCCTTCCAGCTGGTCGATCCGGCTGGCTCCGGTGATGACCGAGCTGATGCCCGGGTTCTGGAGAATCCAGGCCAGGGAAAGCTGGGCGATGGTCAGACCGTAGGACTCGGCGATGGGGCCCAGGGAATCTACCTTGTTCAGAAGTTTGGTGTCCGAGGCGCGTTCTTTGATGAACATATTCAGGGACTCGTTGGCTGCCCGGCTGTCCTTGGGAATGGTTCCCCCGGAGTACTTGCCCGTTAGAATCCCCTGGGAAAGGGGACTGAAATTGGCGGTACCCATACCCAGGCTCATACAGGTCGGCAGGATCTGCTTCTCTATACCCCGGTCGAGCAGATTGTACACCGGCTGGTTCACCACGGGCAGATGCCAGCCTCGGGCCTTACAGATGCTGTAGGCCTGGGCAATCTGCTCTCCCGTCCACTCACTGGTTCCCCAGTAGATGATTTTTCCCTGGCGGATGAGGTCTTCAATGGCTTCCAGGGTTTCTTCCAGGGGTGTTTCGCTGTCGTAGCGGTGGCAGTAGAAGATGTCCACGTAGTTCAGGTGCAGGCGCTCCAGGCTTCCTTCCAGGGAGTCGATGATGTGTTTGCGGCTCAGTCCCCGGTCGGTCACATGGTCGTCCGACATGGGCCAGAAGGCCTTGGTGGCAACGACGTAGTGGCGGCGGTTGTATTTCGGGAGGATTTCGCCCAGAAGGCTCTCCGCCTGGCCTCTGTTGTATACATCTGCGGTGTCGATGTAGTTGATCCCGAGTTCAAAGGTCCTGTGGATAATGTCCTTGGCGCTATCCAACTCAACCTGGTTAGCGAAGGTTAGCCAGGAGCCATAGGCGATTTCACTCACCTTCAATCCTGATTGTCCGAGTCTTCGGTATTCCATAACAATGCTCCTTTATTAGTGATTCTGGCTCGGGTAGCCTGTGGCAGCCTCGCCCGGCCTGTTTCCATAATACCGCCCGGGAGTGAAAAAGGGCAACTTTGAGTCCGACTCTAAGGTTCGGTTTTTTGTCGGGAACTCCTGGGGTGCCCTCCCGGTGCGGGAAGGGTTGTGATTTTCTAAGGGGTCGCCGTGTATCCTCGGATTGTGTGGGGTGTTTGGGTTTTTGTGGGAGACATTGCTTCAGGTATAAATCCTGGGGATCTTGGTTTCCGCGTGTATAGGGGATGGTATGAAAAGACTGGTACTACTTTACATGGGTCTACTTCTGGCGTTGGTGTCCTGTGTCAGCTCTCCTGAAGCTAGGCTGTTTCAGAGGTACTATGATGAAATTGACCATAGTACTAGGGGGAGCAGCACCTACTATCGGTGGATGGTGCCCGGTTCCAGACGGTTGATTGTATATCTTGAGGGAAGCGGGCTCTACTCCGTGCTGGGAACGGAAGAGACGGGGCGGTTGGACTCATATACCGTTAGTTACGTTATTCTTGATGCCTGGAAGGATTCCGCGG encodes:
- the gltA gene encoding NADPH-dependent glutamate synthase, which produces MADHKTAETLASEALKLWGEYQSRQEAGDLKVKERLGIPQQDMPAQDPVVRGGNQCEVALGYTEEQVRLEALRCLQCKNAPCVAGCPVSIDIPSFIQKAAEGEYQASIDIIKESSLLPAICGRVCPQEKQCMEHCTVGKSLKDPMLSVAIGRIERYVADWEREAGKITPPQVGPETGFKVGVVGSGPAGLTAAADLRKAGHQVEIFEAFHKPGGVMIYGIPEFRLPKAIVEQEIATLEAMGVKIHLNFLIGRTRTIDDLLNKDGFDAIFIGSGAGLPKFMSIEGENLVGVFSANEYLTRSNLMKAYDKQRVDTPIYPSEKVAVIGGGNVAMDAARMALRLGAKEVNVVYRRTREEMPARAEEVDHAIEEGIIFHFLHNPTRIIGDEQGKVCALEVQRYELGEPDDSGRRRPVAIPGSEYQIPMDTVIPALGNVSNPLIRQTTKELETNKWGNILVDDENRSKMDRVYAGGDIVLGAATVILAMGEGRRAAAAITKDLTSGRWG
- a CDS encoding aldo/keto reductase family protein yields the protein MEYRRLGQSGLKVSEIAYGSWLTFANQVELDSAKDIIHRTFELGINYIDTADVYNRGQAESLLGEILPKYNRRHYVVATKAFWPMSDDHVTDRGLSRKHIIDSLEGSLERLHLNYVDIFYCHRYDSETPLEETLEAIEDLIRQGKIIYWGTSEWTGEQIAQAYSICKARGWHLPVVNQPVYNLLDRGIEKQILPTCMSLGMGTANFSPLSQGILTGKYSGGTIPKDSRAANESLNMFIKERASDTKLLNKVDSLGPIAESYGLTIAQLSLAWILQNPGISSVITGASRIDQLEGNIKASGVTLKPRDITKINKLFPLV
- a CDS encoding sulfide/dihydroorotate dehydrogenase-like FAD/NAD-binding protein, which codes for MNTIIEKTRLSEDVYKMVFQAPYIAEARKAGQFLIIQLDTDFGERIPLTIADADEQAGTITIIFQAVGKTTRMLGDLNQGDSIANVLGPLGTPTDIRRVGTVVCVGGGIGVAPLHPIVQAYKQAGNKVITIMGARNKDLLILEEEMRAHSDEVIICTDDGSYGRKALVTQPLKELCEQGIVDEVTAIGPPIMMKFCAETTRPFGVHTMVSLNTIMVDGTGMCGGCRVTVGDETKFVCVDGPEFDAHLVDFDNMMLRQKAYKEQEQHADHACNIGLDVRTPQGGTK